Below is a genomic region from Ostrea edulis chromosome 10, xbOstEdul1.1, whole genome shotgun sequence.
TTATGTAAACTCAATTTACATCCAGTTAATCAACTACAACTCAACCACCCAGTAACGATTAAACCTATCGTGCTGGATTCCAGCCCGGTCATTACGTCAGAAATTATCACTTTGCGCTTTATGGATGAACCCACGGGACCAAATGGACGCGAGTCGCTCCCTAGAATATGCGCTATATTGACTAGCAAGCCAGAAATATAAACATGCAATTTGCATACTCTTTGTAGATTTAGTGCTAGCTTTATCTTTattaagtaaaacttttccgTTTAgaaagggacaggtcgtcccgaaaatttaacctacctctctctctctctctttctctctctctctctctctctctctctctctctctctataatcCAGAAATAAGTATAGAAAAATCTACACGGGTACATATATACAGGAGCATAATAAAAATACCACATAGCCGATTAAGTATACTCTACTTGTTTCTTTAATTCGTCAGGGGTATGAAGAATTAAAGAAACTAGTggagtacatatgtatatataaataattatcGACACGCATAGTATTGAATCGTGAAAATTTCGGGATGACCCGTCCCTTCTTTAGGACAATAGTAGATATACTTAGATAGAAATGTaatgaaaaagaagaaacaaaCTAGCACTAAAACTCAACTACACAGGcctgaataaataaaatttaagaaaaacaaaacaaaacaaataataataataaaaaccagAGTGTCTACATATAAAAAATTGTCACGTTTACCCAAAGATTTCAAATACATGATAAATTATGTTCACTGTCCATTGAATGGGACGTAAAATAGTACACCCGGGGTCCGATAACCCCCTCTGGCACACATAAGACAGTCGCCGCGGTGTTCGATAAAACACTAAGCTTACACTGTAATAGGAGACGTCACgacgattaaaaaaaaaaactttcaaaaactgAATACTGGTTTATTCTAAACACGATACATGACAGTGACGTCACATCCTCGTTCAAAACCCTGAATAAAGTTGTCAACCTAACCTATATTCAGCAGTAAGCTAGACATCCTGAATGAAAACAATTCATATTCTGTCACAACTGAAAATATCGATCTATAAATACACTATCTAAAGTAATTCAAAGTTTGACACAACTGAGAACACCTAGATAGTCTGATCGTCGTTTGACGACAGTAACAGCTGATCTCAGTGTTTAAGTACAGACGAGGGGGGGGTAAACACGATCTATTTACGGTCTTAAAATTTTTTAACAATTCTTTCTaaagagaaaaaaacaacaacctaaaaacaacaacaaccaaaaaatttaaaaaacacaccAGTATATCAGAAATACATTTTCACTCAATgcacattttgaaaaatgaaatctcGAGAATCACgagtttataaaacaaattacaatGCATAATTAAGAATTTTATATGACTAAAATACACGTATACTTATCACAGTTAACATAGGACATGTAATATCTAATTAAGTTAATCATAATGGTTTTATACGTACCGTCCTCTACTCTAGTTGAACGTTTGGGTCTAATTCAGTCCGAGGGCATCGCCCAGTTCCCTTCCATCCTCCACACAGAAAAGGCATAGCTCAATCTCTCATTGGCCATATAATTACAGCTGGGCATCTTTCCCTGGGTCCCGTATAAGTCCACGACTTCTTCGTTACGAAGAACATTATATAGAAAATCAATGTAACGGGTTGCAAGTTTTAGAGTCTGGATTTTGCTCAACTTATCGGATGGAAGTGTAGGAATAATTTGTCTCAGCTGAGCAAAAGCCTCGTTCAGGGACTGTGTCCTTTGTCTCTCTCGGACGTTGGCAAGGACGCGTTGCGTCTGAATTTCCTCAAATGACAATGATTTCTTTTTTGCCTTCTTGTTTGGCGAGGAGTCGTCCGTACTCTCAGGAGAAGACATACTTTGAAATCCGTCACTACTTCCCTTAGAGAAAGTGCGTTTCCGCCCTCGTATTGCCTCTGCGTTATTAAAAATATCGTATCCGTCCGGTCgaatttcttgttttatttgtccagaatgaaatatataatccGGAGATAAACGATTTCTCGATAGCATATTTTCCATTATTACAGTTAACAAAATGTGGAAAAATGTAAAAGCCTTTCAACAGGTTAAAACAAATTTCCACTTTACTGCAATGATTTCTCTTATCATGCAAATTAAGATAAAATCAACTTGTTAGAATGAGACGATAAGATAAAATTAAATCGCTATATAACTAGAAAGTGAAGCACTCCATGGAGAGATCTGATTGGACGTTTCTCGGATGTCTATCTGCCACTCAAGCTTCCAACTTCTTTGATGCACATGTAGAAGGAATTCAGTTTAGTTCCGTCATCAAAATATGCATCCGTTATCTTGTGATTTTATGGATCGGCATAAAACATTGTTCATATATCACCGACATCTGTTGTTTCTcgaaatatcttttaaaattacacaGTAAAAGTATACGGACATGGGTAGAATTTTCAAGCATTAATTATTGCACAAATTATGTTTTTATGCTTCAGCTGCAATTGACACGTTACGGAATGGCATGATATATGTCGCTAATGTAAGTAATTTATATTTACTCATATTTCTCTCTCGAAAAGATAGATTGATCTCATATTCCCCCTATCTACATTGCTCACTGTATGGTAGTATGTACAACTAACAACTCTCTACAATACAATTCCATTGACAAAAAAATGCACGTACGAGTTTTACATGTAGTGAGAAAAAAAAAGGTATGAAAATGAAACACCGAATTAGTTTCGAAAATTAAATGGCAATGAAATTTAAAGTTTGGTTATCCTTGTATACTGCTCAAATTTCGAagaaaatctgttttaaaagaataatatttgtCAATGAATGTGGAAAGTACCCCAAAGCAATATTAGCTGTAATTTTGGTGTCGGAAGTTtatgttgtaaaattgtgatttactatttcattgacaggaaaaaaatgtaattgtttataaacttttgttattaatatttgtgttagaaaacctacCTAGAGGAtctgaatgaagtaaaattacattattgtcttcccgtacaaaaaaaaatgatttctatataatgttgtatattcaatagaaccaaaaactttattttgataaaatcttaaacttagttttaattttattgatgattacgattaaagttacatacaaaactatcataatagcacACTTTTGCAACCAAATAAAATTCTAGATTGCTTTAATTTTAATTCATTGATCAAACATAGTTGGATTTTTAACAGGTTTGTGCAATTGGACATTAATCAGGAAAAGTACGAAACTATGGCCGTTGACGCGCCAATAGATTACATAGATGAGCTATTATTCGAACTCTGAAGCTTCATTTTACACCAGCTGCAATTATCTAAATGACCTGAATTGGCATATTCATTGCAATCGCTCAACTTAAGAGTCTGCATGATACCTTATGACTGattgaaaaatatcttttagTCAATATTATGCTATTGATTGAAGgtaaattaagtacatgtagatgtatttGAGGGAAAAAACCAACCcctaaaacaaaataattgcaAAAAATATACCAACTTTACCTCCAAATTCCTCAATGGCCGACGATACGTTGACTACTCAAAGAGAGACAACTGTGGGACATCTAAAGGTACCCTGGGATGATTACAAATCGGTATATCCTATCAGAGTTATCCTTCCTACACCGTCCCCTCACCTCGTTGGTAATGGCGGGAAATATGATTAGAATCACGATTTAAATTACACTCTATTTCCCCTTTATTAGCAGCTGTGTCAATTTCAAAGTGTAGCTTGTAAACATGAATCGCAAGTCATCGTGGAAAACAGCCAAGGCCAAAAGGAGTTTAATGATTAATGGtttatgatataaatatctcaATTAAAGATAGAAAAACGTCCAGGTCCGAAATAGACAAGACGCTCTGAGCAAGCCTGCAAGAGATCCGtgtgccacatcgctcacccggtTAACTGCATTATCCCGTTAAGTGGGCGTTTTGTTTCCTTTCACCCAAGAACGCTTTGaaccaagtttagttgaaatacAGTGTAAGAAAAGTGTGACAGACATATGACGGGAAAAATCGTTCAGAGAAGCTCACTTAagttttcagctcagatgagttAATGTATAAAGTCAAATAATGAAAGTTTAACGGAATAAGAGACCTttcattaaaggggcatggacatgatttgagctgaaaattttccaattttatttttccatttttgggagttgaactatgttcaatctccctgggtcatcacgcacttttctgcgcagtaatttgtattgatttgtatagtggtcgtcagcgggggttctgtgtcagctgatttactcctaggtaaatcaacataaacttttataaacatccgccattaaataatccatgtaacttttctgaattaatctaattttgataattgacatgtaaataaatgcaatgatattgtattcaaatcaatttgaatacaagatttcgatcaaattaatactgatatacatagaaaaataaaagataaggttgaaaattgtcgtttgtagcgcagcgtcacctataaacattgatagggaaacgaacgacaattgcacacaagccctattgacaccgtggcgctaaatatcgaatatggtgcgaaaccttagaaaatttacaagaaataactctacaacattgtgtatgtgtatatatttgtggttttttttaaatgtgatatataaaatgcttgatgttacatgtagattgaattaaaacacgtcattcccagtcaacaactttcgattgggatcggaatacgaaataaaatttcttatatccggtggcaaagtgaaactgcttcatgcttcaagttattgaattacgtagtaattgcacgttacacattagagaactgttccttttaataaagaaagtcacaaaatagatacaaaatgagtgtaccttattcattactgttaccgagctttcgtcgactataatctcgaaatggcgtgtttcgctgcgcttgatgacggtaaggtccacattttctacgtgagtagtgtgatatttgtttatgaattttttgcgcatacatggtatgtctcggctaggaataatggaaactttctcacctatgtatgtaaagacatattcatctctatttttaaaaatgtagaacacttttatcaaatgacaatgtttgaaaacgcttagagccccgatgtcagaatttccttttccaagacatcaatatgtcaaattcattatcctttttgaatagtatgtaccatattttgtaccagttatccattttgaatccccgattacaatgggattttgctgcactctgtaatgtttgagtggatgtcatgagtgtgtgtcaaacagaaattttaagagcatggaataaggtgctgccatgtattacttcactatcaaagtttaacccagttgccacaatgttgaatttatgctgcaaaaaggattggaaattgctctggtcaaaacacattgtttatttgtctacagatgaaagagacatgaggattctccctcacaaactgaaaaaaaaaaatagttatggatcttgtacatgtatagtttattaatcactatagatttccagcatcacaagtctgattccactatatgctttccatactgtcaggttcattcaccccctgtttgagccaaagtataatatcccaaataccttggcaataaataacattatttgactagtgtttcatttttaacggagttgcgatgaagtcgaactcggcttatgatctgatgaagtgcctttgggcgggcaggcgggtacgcatcaacatttcatttccgcaccatagctcttgagcaaattataggatctcattcaaacttagatggattgtcaccctcagtaagatgaggaagcctatcgattctggggtcactagctcaaaggtcaaggtcactggctataaatagactgaaatttggagaaaattttgttttccgcaccatagctcttgaacgaattataggatctcaatcaaacttagatcgatgaagtaagacaagaagcctatcgattccggggtcacaaggtcaaagtcacagtggctataaatagactgaaatttggaaaaaaattttgctt
It encodes:
- the LOC125666808 gene encoding twist-related protein 2-like — its product is MENMLSRNRLSPDYIFHSGQIKQEIRPDGYDIFNNAEAIRGRKRTFSKGSSDGFQSMSSPESTDDSSPNKKAKKKSLSFEEIQTQRVLANVRERQRTQSLNEAFAQLRQIIPTLPSDKLSKIQTLKLATRYIDFLYNVLRNEEVVDLYGTQGKMPSCNYMANERLSYAFSVWRMEGNWAMPSD